A segment of the Streptomyces sp. P9-A2 genome:
CGATCTCACCGGCGTGGACCTCGATGTCCAGCCCGCGGACGACGGCGAGATCGCCGTAGCCGGCGACCAGCGACGTCGCCCGCAGGGCGGCGGCTCGCGCCGCGCCGGGCTCGGTGTGGGCGACTGCAGTCACGTCATCTCCCTCAGCGGTGGTGGAGCCGGGTGCGCTGCCATGGCGTGGTGGTGGGCGGCGCACACAACAAAGTAAACGCTGTTTGGTTTTACGCCCACCGCAAGCCGGGCGCAAGATCCGTGCATGGCCGGATTTCCTCGACACTTGGCGCGAACACATCCCTTGATGTTCTGGGCTGCACGCCATTAACCTAACTATGTTTCGTTATGTGTGGCAAGGACTCTGTCTCCTAGGGCAAGGACCCCATGAAGCGAAGACTGTTCTCCACCCTCGCCGTATCCCCTCTCCTCCTCGGTTCGCTGGCCGCCTGCGGCGGCTCCGACTCCGGCACCGCGGCCACCGGGGGCCCGATAAGGATCATGTCGATCGGCTCCTTCGAAACGCCCGTCTTCTCGACCCCCCAGGTCGAGACGGCACTGCGGGCGAAGATCGCCGACATCAACGAGAACGGCGGTATCGACGGACGCGAGGTCGTCCTCAAGATCTGCAACGACAAGTTCGACCCCAACGAGGCCACCTCCTGCGCCCAGCGCGCGGTGTCCGACGGCACGCACGCCGTCGTCGGGGGCGCTTCCCCCTTCTCCCCCCAGTTCCTGCCGGTCCTGGAGGCCGCGAAGATCCCGTTGGTGGCCGGGAGCGCCAGCTCGGGCCAGGTGGAGCTGCAGAGCGAGGTCTCCTTCCCGGTCAACGCGGGCGCGCCCGGCATGTCGCTCGGCACCGGGCGCCTGGCCGCCGAGGCGGGCCCCTCCACCGTCGTCATCGCCTCCGACAACGAGGGCTCGCAGACCGGCGCCGACCTGAGCATCCAGGGCGCCGAGTCGGCCGGCGCCAAAATGGCCAAGGTCACGATGAAGCTGGGCGCCCCGGACGTCTCCGCGACCGTCGCCCGTGCCCTGCAGCTGAAACCCGACGCCATCGCCCTGCAGGTCGTCACCGAGGACGCGCTGAAGGTGGTCAAGAGCCTGCGCCAGTCCGGCTACAAGGGCGCGCTCACCGCTCCCGGCTCCCTCTTCCCGCCGGCCAGCCTGAAGGCGCTCGGTGAGTTCGCCGAGGGCGTTCGCATGACCAGCCGGGTGGTGCCGCCCACGTCCACCGACATCCCCCAGGTCAAGGAGTTCCTCGCCCAGATGAAGGCCGAGGACCCCGGGGCCCAGACCGACGATCTCGCCCTCAACGCCTGGACCGGCATGTACCTGCTGGCCGAGGTGCTGAAGGGCCACGAGATCACCGACGGCGCGTCCGTGATCGCGGCCTTCGACGCCATCAAGGAGCCGATCGAACTCGGTACCGCCCCGGACTACACCGGCGTGCCCGCGACACCGGACTCCAAGACCTACCCCCGGGTGCCGCAGTTCGCCACGGTCGGCAGCACCGTCAAGGACGGCGAGATCGTCCGGGACGGGGACTTCTTCAACCCGCTCGAGCTGTGAGCATGGACACCGTCGTCGTCACCGGGGGCGCCGGCGGCATCGGCGCGGCCACCTGCCGGTACCTCGCCGAACAGGGCTACCGGGTGGTCGTCGCCGATCCGCAGCGCGCGGAGGGTGAGCGGCTGGCCGGCGAACTGGACGGCCTGTTCGTCCACCACGACGTGGGGGACCCGCGGTCCTGGGACACGCTCATGACCGCGGCGGTGGACCGCTTCGGTGCGCTGTACGCCCTGGTGGCCGCAGCCGGGGTCAAGAGCGAATACCTCCTGGCCAGTCCGCCTGACCCGGTCCTGTTCCACCGCACCGCCACGGTCAACCAGCTCGGAGTGATCCTCGGGGTCCAGATCGTCGGGGAGCACCTGCGGCAGCAGGGCCGGGGCTCGATCGTCAACATCGCCTCCGGTGCGGCGATGCCGCCGTCGCAGAGCCCGGACCTGGCCTATGTCAGCACGAAGTGGGGGGTGCGCGGGATCAGCCGGGTCGCCGCGCGGCGGCTCGCGCCGCACGGAGTACGGGTCAACACGGTGCTGCCCGGGCTGGTCCGCACCCCGATGATCGCCGGCGTCACGGAGCGGGATCCCGGACGGGTCGCGTCGGTCGAGGCGGTGATCCCGATGGGACGGATGGGCCGCCCGGACGAGATCGCCCGGGCCGTGTACTTCTTCGTCTCAGAACTCGGCTCGTACGCCACCGGCGCCGAACTGGTCGTCGACGGGGGGTCCCTCGCCTGACGGACCCGGCACACGACGGGGCGGGCGGCCCACGGCACGCGGGACACCGGGGAGACCCCGCCCGCTCCCGTATCCGCCCCGGACGCCTCCGGGGCGGCGCGCCCCCGGGCGGGATCCCCTTCCCCGCCCGGGGGCGCGTACGGCCATCGGCCACGCCCCGCCCGGGCAGACGGGCCGGCGACGGCGTGGGGCCGGGGCCGGAAGCCGGCCCGCCGGTGTCCCGGGCGGACGGACGCGCGTGCCGCGCGTGCGGACGGCCGGTGGCCACCCCGTCCACCGGCCGTCCGTCGCGGTGCCTCGCGGCCGTGTCCCGCCCGTGCGGGTCAGCCCTCCAGCGGGTCGAAGAACTCGCCGTCCGGGACGATCTTGCCGTCCTCGATGGTGCTCGGCATCACCTTGAAAACCGAGACTCGCGGGTACTCCTTGTGCGGCACGTCGCCTCCGAGGCCCGGGTAGTCGGGGTAGATGCCGAACAGGTCCACCGGCTCGGCGATGTCCGACAGGGCGTCGATGACCGACTGCCCGTCAGTGACCTTCTTGCCGCTCAGGATGCCGGGCAGGGCGCGCACGGAGAGCCAGCCGTTGAGGCTGATGTCGTCGATGGGCGCGTCGGCGTCGAGGGCGTGCACCTCCTTGTTGAACTGCGCGATCATCTCGTTCTCGCTGTACGCCGAGGGGAGGCCGCGGCCGGCGAGGACGATGCCCTCCGCCTTGTCGCCGAGGGCCTTGATCGAGGCCGGGTTGACGATGGACGCCGGGCCGGTGATCGGGCCCTTGAACCCGTTCTCGCGCAGGGCCGACACGATGCGCGTGGCGGTGTCCCCGGACGCGGTGATCACGACGCCGTCCGGCTTCTGGTCGAGCACCTTGAGGGCGATCGGGTTGTAGTCGGCGGCGGTCTGCGGGGCGACGACCTCGGTCGTGGTTCCGCCGGCGCGCTTGATGCCCTGCTCGGCCTGCTTGACGGAGGCACGGCTGGAGGCGTTGTCCGCGGGAACCACGACGATCTTGTCGCCGCCGCGCTCCGCGGCCAGCCGGCCGGCCGCGATGACGAAGGCGCTGGATCCGGCGTTGATCGGGTAGAACGCCGCCTCCTCGCTCTCCGCGGTGCCGTCACCGCCACCGGGGCCGATAAAGGGTATCTTCGCCGCCTCCAGGACGGGGGCGAGCGCGGCCGTGTGCGGGGTCATGCCGCCGACAACGGCGGCGACGCCCTCACTGATCGCGCGCTGGGCGCAGGCGGTGGCCTCGTTGGGGTCGAACTTGTCGTTGCAGAAGGAGACCTTGAGCTTGCGGCCGTCGATGCCGCCGCCCTTGTTCACCGCGTCGACCGATGCCTGGATGGCGGTCTCCAGCTGGGGAATCGAGTAGACCGGGCTCTCGAAGGAGGCGATCGACATGATCTTGATGGGGCCTTCGGCGCCCGCCTCGGAGCTGGAGTCGCCGCCACCGCACGCGGTGAGCGGCAGGGCCAGGGCGAGCGTCGCGGCGGCGATTTTCGCGGAGCGGTGCATGGATGTCTCCTACGTGATCAGGAAGGGGGTGTGGGAGCGGGCCGCTCTGCTGCCGCCGTTCGCGCGGCAGGAGGGTCGAGCGGACTCCGCGGAGGCCGGACCGGTCCGGTCCATGCGGGGTGGGCGGGCCGGGCCGCCGGGTCGCGGCCCGGCCCGCCGTACTCAGAACGTCTGTGCGAGCAGGGTCGCTTCGCGGGTGGCGGTGGTGACGCCACGGGGGGCGATCACGTCACCGCAGGTGTGCGCGGTGACGCCGAGCGCCTCCAGTTCGTGGACCAGCCGGTCACGCGGCACGGGGTGCACCGCGGCGACGACGACGTCGATCCCGGGCAGTACGCTCTCGACTCCGTCGGGGTCGATGAGCGTGGCCTGTCCGTCCTCGTACGACCTGAGGTCCCGGAAGGTCATCGCCGTGATGTGCGACGACCGGCGGAAGAGGTCCTGGTAGTCGAGCCGGTGGTTGTAACCGCTGTTGGTGACCAGCCGGTCGAACGGCGTCACGTAGACGACGTCGCGGCCCTCCAGCGCCAGTTTCTCCACCGCCACACCGGCCGGGTTGTGCCCGGTGCGGTCCACGACCAGTACGGTCGCCCCCTCGGGGACGCCGTGCACGATCGCGTCGTCGACCGTGACGATCCCCGGGCGGTCCAGGCCGTGGGCGGCCAGGTCGTGCTCGGCGCCGGTGGCCACGACGACCTCGTCCACGTCCGCCGCCCGGATGTCGGCCGCGGTGAGCCGGCGTCCGTACTCCACCTCGACGCCCTCGTGGCGGAGTTCGCCCACCAGGTGGTCGACGGTGCCGAACAGTTCGGCGGCGCGGGTGTCCAGCAGGTTGCGCAGCCGGCCGCCCGGCCGGTCGGACGCCTCGACGATCCGTACGTCGTGGCCCCGCTTGACCGCCACCTCGGCGGCCTGGAGGCCGGCGACTCCGGCGCCCACGACGAGGACGCGCTTGCGCCGCGACGGCGCCGGCAGGGCGGCGAACTGTGCCTCGCGGCCGAACTCCGGGTTGTGCCAGCACTGCACGGCCTTGCCGTCCACGCGCCGGCTGTTGCACTCGGCGACCCGCACGCAGGTACGGATGCGGTCCTCGTCGCCACGCAGGATCTTGACGCCCATGTCCGGGTCGGAGAGGAAGCCGCGGGTCATGCCGATCAGGTCGCACATGCCGTGCTCCAGGGCCCGCTCCGCCATGTCCGGGTCGACGATGCCGCCGACGCCGACCACCGCCACCCGCGCGCCGACCGCGTCCCGCAGTCCCTTGGCCAGTTCGAGGTCGTAGCCCTTGGGGTAGCGGAAGGAGGCGACCGACGGCTGGGAGTACGCCGGTGCCTTGGTGCCGATGGAGAGGTTCATGAAGTCGATGTGGCCGGTGTCCACCAGGCGCCTGGCGACGTCGTTGAGCTCCTCCACGGTGAGGCCGTTCTCGTCCTCGCGCAGATGGTCGTCGGCCGTCATCCGCCAGCCGAGGATCCCGTCCTCGCCCAGTCCCGAACGGACCGCTTCGAGCACCGCGGTGGAGAAGGCCAGTTGCTCGCCCCACTCGTCGTCGCGGCCGTTGCCCCAGGGGCTGTAGGACTGCTGGAGCAGGTAGCCGTGGGCGCCGTGCAGTTCGAGCCCGTCCAGGCCGGCCTCGCGGAACACCTCGGCCATCCGGCCGTAGGCGTCCACGGTCATCTGCACCTCGGCGCCGGTCATCCGGTGGGCGGCCTCACCGAACTCGTCCTGGCCGCCGTTGAAGGACCACTCGGCGCGCTCGTCGAGCAGCACGTGCGAGCCGATCTGCCGGCCGAAGCTGACCACCTGCGGGGTGACCAGCGCGCCCTCCTCGTGCACGGCGTCGGCCAGCCGCTTGAGCCGGTCGACCACCGGCCACGGCCAGCCGTGGAACGGCTCGACGTTGACCGGCTGGGTGATGAGCAGCGCGGCTCCGCCCCTGGCCCGGCGGCGGCAGTAGTCGACGTAGGTCGTTTCTTCGCCGGCCGGGTGCCAGGGCGCCATGATGCTGTGTGCCGTGGTGATCATCCGGTTGCGGAGCACATGGCCGCGGAGGGTCATCGGGCTGAGCAGACGGGCGTACTTCCCGTCCGTGCGGGGTGACGTCGGCTCAACGGCCGGGCTGGTCGTCATGCGTCTCTCCTGTCGGAAAGCCCGCCGTGTGCCGGAGGGCCGAAGCGGCCCAACCGGCCTAGACGGCGAGGATTCTGCGGATCGCGGCTTCGATGTCGCGCTGCCCGACCACCCACTGCTTCTCCAGGGCGGGGGCGTAGGGCGCGGGGCTGAAAGGCGCCCCCACGCGCACCACGGGGGCGTCGAGCGTCCAGAACCCCTCGTCGACGGCGCGGGCGGCGATCTCGGCGCCGATGCCGAAGTCGAGGACCGCCTCGTGCGCGATCACCAGGCGGTTGGTCTTCGCGAGGGAGCCGAGGACGGTCTCCCAGTCGATGGGTGCCACGGTGCGCAGGTCGACGACCTCGACCGAGACGCCCTCGGCGGCCAGCGACCCGGCGACGGCGAGGCTCTCGCGCACCATGCGCGAGACGCTGACGACGGTCACGTCGGTGCCTTCGCGGAGCACCTTCGCCTTCCCGATCGGGACGACGTGGTCGGACGAGAAGCCCGGGCCGGACTTCTCGTAGAGGAGCCGGTGCTCGATGACGACGACCGGGCTGTCCTCGTGGATGGCGCTGCGCAGCAGTCCGTAGGCGTCGGCCGGGGTCGAGGGCATCACGACCTGGAGGCCGGGGATGTGCGCGAGGAGCGCCTCGATCGCCTGGGAGTGCTGGGCGCCCGAGGAGCGGCCGGCGCCGAACTGGGTGCGGATGGTGAGCGGCACGCTCACCTTGCCGCCGGTCATGTACCGCAGCTTGGCGGCCTGGTTCATGATCTGGTCCAGGCAGACGGCGATGAAGTCGGAGTACATGATCTCCACCACCGGCCGCATGCCGGCCATGGCGGCGCCCACGCCCGCCCCGATGATGGCGCTCTCGGCGATCGGGGTGTCGCGCACCCGGCCCGGGAAGTCGGCGGCCAGTCCGCGGGTCAGGCCGAAGACGTTGCCGCCCTCGCCGACGTCGATGCCGGCCACGAAGACCGACGGGTCGTGCTCCAGTTCGTGGCGCAGTGCGGCCTTGACCGCGCGGCTGTAGCGGACGGGTTCGGCGCCCTCGGGCAGCGCGGGCTCGGTGACGGTCCTGGTGGGCGTACGGATGTACTCGAAGAGGTCGCCGGCCGACGGTTCCCGGCCGGCTTTCGCCGCCTGAACGGCCCGCTCGATCTCCTCGGTCACCGACGCGTGCACGGCCGCGATGCCGGCCTCGCTCGTGCCGCCCGCCCGCAGCCGTTCCTCGGCGAGCAGGATCGGGTCCCGCTCGGCCCAGGCCGCCGCGAGGTCCTTGTCGCGGTACTTGAGCGGGTCGCCCTCGTAGTGGCCGCGGGCGCGGAACGTCACGGCCTCGACGAACGCCGGGCCCCCGCCGCGGCGTACCGCCGCCACGATGTCCTCCATGGCGTCCGCCATCTCCGTCACGTCGTTGCCGTCGAGACGGTGGAAGGACATGCCGTAGGCGGCGGCGCGGGCCTCCATGAGGCCGGGCGCCTTCAGGTGGGTGCTGGAGAACTCGGAGAACTGGTTGTTCTCGCAGAGCAGGATCAGCGGCAGCCGCCAGTCGCCGGCGAGGGTGGCGCCCTCGTGGAAGGCGCCGGTGCTGGTGGCGCCGTCGCCGAAGTAGCTGACGGCGACCTTGCCGTCGCGCCGCAGCAGCGCGGCGGTGGCGGCTCCGGCCGCGATCGGTACTCCGGCGCCGACGATGCCGTTGGCGCCGAAGATGCCCAGTGCCGGGTCGGCGATGTGCATGGAGCCGCCGCGGCCGTGGTTGGTCCCGGTCTCCCGGCCGAAGAGTTCGGCGAAGGCTCCGGTGAGGTCGAGGCCTTTGGCCAGTACGTGCCCATGCCCCCGGTGGGTGGAGGTGATGACGTCGTCGGGCCGCAGTGCCGCCGCGGTCCCGACGGGCACGGCCTCCTGACCGACCGAGAGGTGCACGAACCCGCGGATCACGCCGTCGCGGTAGAGCGCGGCGGCCCGGTCCTCGAACATCCGGATGCGCAGCATCTCGCGGTGGAGGTGGGCCAGGTCCGTCCGGTCTCCGGGGCTCGGGTGCGAACGGGGCTTCTCCTGGACGTGTGTCATCGTGCTCCCTGTCCTCGCGGGAATCGAATCGCGGCGTCGGTTGCGGACCGCAGTCGCGATCGGGCTCACTGTGACACAGGACGAGGGCCTTAAACAAGCATTGATTGGTTACTGGTGTGCGCGGATTTCTGCGGGCTTTTCCGGCGTGTGCGCGACGGCCGGCCGGACCGGCCCGCGCGCGGCCCGCACCCGCGTCACGGCGCGGGCTGGTCGGCCAGGCGTATCAGGAGGCTGCCGAGCTGCCGCTGTTCCTCGGGGGAAAGCACGGCGAACCAGGCCCTGTCCCGCTCGGCCTGGGCGCGCAGGCCCTCCAGCAGCCGGGAGGCGCCCTCCTCGGTGAGCGAGACGAGCACCTGACGGCGATCGGTCTCGCTGCGGTCGCGGCGGATCAGTCCGTCGCGCTCCAGGGTGTTCAGGACGGCCGAGGTCGCGGCCCTCGAGGCCCCGGACAGCCGGGTGAGCTGCCGGGCCTCGAGGGGTCCGGCGGCCCACAGCAGGTTCATGAAGCGGAACCCGGCCCAGCTCCAGCCCAGTCTGCGGTGCACCGACTCGGCGTCCTGGCCGAGCCGGTTGAAGAACTTGGTCAGGTTGAAGACCAGGTCGGTGCGGTCGGCGGCGTCGGGCGGGACGGTGTCCTGCTCGACGAGCCGGGCCCGCAGGACGTCTCGGAGGGTGGGCTGCGCCTGGCCGTCGGGGGAGTTCACGCCGAGAAGGATAGAACCCACTCAGTCCTCGAGACGGATGGCCTGCTCGGGACATGCCATGGCCGCGGTCTCGGCGTCCCGGCGCTGGTCGCCGGTCAGCTCGGCGACGACGGTCTCGGCGTAGCCGCCCGCGTCGAGGTCGAACACGTCGGGCGCCATCATCGCGCACTGGCCGTGGCCCACACACTTGCTCGTGTCGATCACTGCTCTGGTCATCGGTGCTCCTTCGTCGGGTCCTGCGCTGCGGGGCCTGCGCTCACCACGCCCGTCTCGACGAGCCGGGCGGCGTCGAGCCCGAGGGAGGTGAGGATGTCGTGGCTGTGCTGTCCGGGCAGCGGCGGCGGCGTCGGCTCGTGCGGCTCGGAGCCCGAGAACCGGGGTGCCGTACCCGCCTGGAGGACGCCGTCGTGCCTGCGCAGCGACCGCCGGGACCTGATGTGCGGGTGGTCGGCGGCCTCGGTGAGACCGAGGACCGGGGTCACGCAGCAGTCGGTCCGCTCGAACTCCGCCGCCCACGCGTCACGGGTGCGGGTGGCGAAGACGGCGGCCATCCGGCGGCGCAGGTCCGGCCAGCGGGACTCGTCGAGCTGGTGACGCGGGTCGTCGTCGAGGCCGAGCCGGCGCAGCAGCTCCGCGTAGAACTTCCCCTCGCCCGCGCCGACGGCGACGTATCCGCCGTCGGAGCACTCGTAGACGGAGTAGAAGGGCGCGCCCCCGTCGAGGACGTTCACCCCGCGGCGGTCCTGCCACATGCCCCCGGCGTACATCGCGTGGGTGCTGGACAGCAGGTGGGAGACGCCGTCGACGATCGCGGCGTCGACGACCTGCCCGGTGCCGCTGACCGCGGTCTCCCGCAGCGCGGCGAGGAGTCCGATGACGAGGTAGGTGGCGCCGCCGCCGAAGTCTCCCACGTAGTTGACCGGGATCTGCGGCGGTCCGCCGGCGCCGCCGATGCCGTGCAGCGCTCCGGTGAGGGCGATGTAGTTGATGTCGTGGCCGGCGGTCGCGGACAGCGGGCCCTCCTGGCCCCAGCCGGTCATCCTGGCGTACACCAGCCTGGGGTTGCGGGCCAGGCAGACGTCCGGGCCGAGTCCGAGCCGCTCGGCGACGCCGGGCCGGAAGGGCTCGGTCAGGGCGTCGGCCCGTTCGGCGAGCCGGAGGACGATCTCCACCGCCTCGGGCTTCTTCAGGTCCAGGGCGAGGGACCGCTTGCCGCGGTTGAGCAGGTCGAACCTGGGCTCGGCGGCGGCCTCGACCCCGCCGTGCGCGGCCCGCGCCCGGTCGACGCGGATCACGTCCGCGCCGAGGTCGGCCATCAGCATGGTGGCGAAGGCGCTCGGGCCGAGACCGCCCAGTTCGACGATCGACAGCCCGCTCAGCGGTCCGGGCATGGCTCCTCCTGCGGTCAGCACCGATGCGGGGGATCAGTGGCACCGACAGCGTAAACCAATTAACGTATGGTTATGAAGTCCTCCCCTACCGCACTCGTCGTCGGCGGCACCGGTCCGAGCGGGCCGCACCTGATCACGGGCCTGTTGGAGCGCGGGTACGACGTCGAGATCCTGCACCGCGGGGTCCACGAACCGCCGGACCTGCCCGACGTCCGCCACCTCCACGCCGACCCGCACTTCCGCGAGACGCTGGACGCGGCGATCGGCTCCCGCACCTGGGACGTCGTCCTGGCCACCTACGGACGGCTCAGGACGGTCGCGCAGGCGTTCGCCGGGAAGTGCGGGCAGTTCATCGGCGTCGGCGGCGTCCCCGTCTACCGCGGCTTCTTCGAGCCGGAGGCCACCCGGCCCTACGGCATGCGGCTGCTCGCCCGCGAGGACGGCACCCTCGCTGACGCCTACGAGCCGGTGGCGCCCTTCGCCGCGAAGATGGTGGCCGCCGAGCGGGAGGTGTTCCGGCTCGGCGCCGAGGGCGCGTACGCCGCCACCATGGTCCGCTACTCCCAGATCTACGGGCCGCGCAACATCGTGCCGTGGGAGTGGGCCGTGATGAAGCGGATCGCGGACGGCAGGCGCCGGATGATCCTGCCCGACGCCGGGCTGTGGATCGTGACCCGGTGCGCCGCGCGCAACGCCGCCGAGGTGCTGCTGTCCGCGGTCGGCAACCCGGCCTCCGCCGGCGAGGCGTTCAACGTCGCCGACGACGACCAGCAGACCACCCGCCAGTGGGCGGAGAGCATCGCCATGCTGCTCGGCGCGGAGCTGGAGTTCGTCGGCATCCCGTCCGAACTCGCCCCCTCCGCCATGGGTGAGCTGCTCTCCCCCACGGCCCGCCCGCACGTCCTCGTCGACGCCTCGCGCGCCAAGCGGCTGCTGGGCTACCGCGAGGTCGTCACGGCCGCGGACGCCCTCGCCGAGACCGTCGCCTGGCTGGCCGAGAACCCCGTCACCGCCGAGGACTACCCGACGTACAACGCCCGGTTCGACTACGCGATGGAGGACCGGCTGCTGGCCGCCTGGGACCAGGCCCGCGACCTCGTCCGCCGGCAGGCGCCGGACACCCCCGTCGACATGGCCCACCCGATGCCGCACCCCCGTGTGCCGTCCCTCCGGGCGGACGCTCGCGGTCGCTGACCGAGGGTCCTCCGGCGGCTTCCCGGTGCCCGGGGAGCCGCCGGAGTCATGCGCGGCGCCGGGCCGGGCGACCGCGGACCTGAATCCGGGCCCGGGCGGCGACGGGGCAGAATCCACGCCCGGGACACCGTCGGCAGAAGGCGGGGCAGGGCCCGGGGACGCAAGGGGTAGCACCGCCCGGTGCGGGTGAGATGAACAAGCAGCCAGGGCTCCGGAGTGGCTCGGGCACGACCCCGCCTGAGCCGTCGGCCGAGGCGTGGGACCCGCACCCAGGCCTGGCAGCGACGGACAGGACCCCACCCACCCCGGCCCGGAGACGCACGCGGCGCCGAACCAGGCCACAAGGCCACAAGGCCACAAGGGGCAGGATCCCCGACCGAGTCGGCGATACATGAGAACCGGGTCCCGGGCCGTCGGCAGGACCCGCGGCCGAGCCCCTGCGTGACCGGCAGGACCCACCCCCGGGCCCGGAGACGCACAGAACGCCGGGCCTCGCGGCGGCGAGGGGCAGGATCCCCCGCCCGAACCGGCGATACGCGAAGACCGGGCCCCGGGGCGACCGCGGGCCGGACTCCGCGTCACCCCGGGACCCGGCGTATACCGGCCGGGCCGGGCTCAGCCCGGCGTCAGATCCGTCGCGACGATCCGGCGCGGGTGAAAGGTGACCTTGCTGCGGGTCTGGCCCGGCAGGTCGTGGTCGTGGAAGTCGTGGCCGTACTTCGCCCCCGCCTCGGCGGCGAACGAGAAGTCGGCATCGGGTTCGAGCTGGACGTCGGCGCGGATCTCCAGCGTCCGGAACCTGTTCTCGGGGTCCATGACGAACAGGGTGGCCAGCGGGTTCCGCCGCAGGTTGCGGGCCTTCTGCCGGGAGTCGTTGAGCGAGATGCGGAAGAGTCCGTCGCCCTCGTCGTAGTGGAAGGCGATGGCCGTGACCTGTGGGAGCCCGTCCGGGCCGATGGTGGACAGGGTGGCGGTCATCGCCTTGGTGAGGTCCTGGTGAG
Coding sequences within it:
- a CDS encoding CaiB/BaiF CoA transferase family protein, yielding MPGPLSGLSIVELGGLGPSAFATMLMADLGADVIRVDRARAAHGGVEAAAEPRFDLLNRGKRSLALDLKKPEAVEIVLRLAERADALTEPFRPGVAERLGLGPDVCLARNPRLVYARMTGWGQEGPLSATAGHDINYIALTGALHGIGGAGGPPQIPVNYVGDFGGGATYLVIGLLAALRETAVSGTGQVVDAAIVDGVSHLLSSTHAMYAGGMWQDRRGVNVLDGGAPFYSVYECSDGGYVAVGAGEGKFYAELLRRLGLDDDPRHQLDESRWPDLRRRMAAVFATRTRDAWAAEFERTDCCVTPVLGLTEAADHPHIRSRRSLRRHDGVLQAGTAPRFSGSEPHEPTPPPLPGQHSHDILTSLGLDAARLVETGVVSAGPAAQDPTKEHR
- a CDS encoding MarR family winged helix-turn-helix transcriptional regulator — translated: MNSPDGQAQPTLRDVLRARLVEQDTVPPDAADRTDLVFNLTKFFNRLGQDAESVHRRLGWSWAGFRFMNLLWAAGPLEARQLTRLSGASRAATSAVLNTLERDGLIRRDRSETDRRQVLVSLTEEGASRLLEGLRAQAERDRAWFAVLSPEEQRQLGSLLIRLADQPAP
- a CDS encoding ferredoxin — encoded protein: MTRAVIDTSKCVGHGQCAMMAPDVFDLDAGGYAETVVAELTGDQRRDAETAAMACPEQAIRLED
- a CDS encoding ABC transporter substrate-binding protein encodes the protein MHRSAKIAAATLALALPLTACGGGDSSSEAGAEGPIKIMSIASFESPVYSIPQLETAIQASVDAVNKGGGIDGRKLKVSFCNDKFDPNEATACAQRAISEGVAAVVGGMTPHTAALAPVLEAAKIPFIGPGGGDGTAESEEAAFYPINAGSSAFVIAAGRLAAERGGDKIVVVPADNASSRASVKQAEQGIKRAGGTTTEVVAPQTAADYNPIALKVLDQKPDGVVITASGDTATRIVSALRENGFKGPITGPASIVNPASIKALGDKAEGIVLAGRGLPSAYSENEMIAQFNKEVHALDADAPIDDISLNGWLSVRALPGILSGKKVTDGQSVIDALSDIAEPVDLFGIYPDYPGLGGDVPHKEYPRVSVFKVMPSTIEDGKIVPDGEFFDPLEG
- a CDS encoding SDR family NAD(P)-dependent oxidoreductase produces the protein MDTVVVTGGAGGIGAATCRYLAEQGYRVVVADPQRAEGERLAGELDGLFVHHDVGDPRSWDTLMTAAVDRFGALYALVAAAGVKSEYLLASPPDPVLFHRTATVNQLGVILGVQIVGEHLRQQGRGSIVNIASGAAMPPSQSPDLAYVSTKWGVRGISRVAARRLAPHGVRVNTVLPGLVRTPMIAGVTERDPGRVASVEAVIPMGRMGRPDEIARAVYFFVSELGSYATGAELVVDGGSLA
- a CDS encoding alpha-ketoacid dehydrogenase subunit alpha/beta encodes the protein MTHVQEKPRSHPSPGDRTDLAHLHREMLRIRMFEDRAAALYRDGVIRGFVHLSVGQEAVPVGTAAALRPDDVITSTHRGHGHVLAKGLDLTGAFAELFGRETGTNHGRGGSMHIADPALGIFGANGIVGAGVPIAAGAATAALLRRDGKVAVSYFGDGATSTGAFHEGATLAGDWRLPLILLCENNQFSEFSSTHLKAPGLMEARAAAYGMSFHRLDGNDVTEMADAMEDIVAAVRRGGGPAFVEAVTFRARGHYEGDPLKYRDKDLAAAWAERDPILLAEERLRAGGTSEAGIAAVHASVTEEIERAVQAAKAGREPSAGDLFEYIRTPTRTVTEPALPEGAEPVRYSRAVKAALRHELEHDPSVFVAGIDVGEGGNVFGLTRGLAADFPGRVRDTPIAESAIIGAGVGAAMAGMRPVVEIMYSDFIAVCLDQIMNQAAKLRYMTGGKVSVPLTIRTQFGAGRSSGAQHSQAIEALLAHIPGLQVVMPSTPADAYGLLRSAIHEDSPVVVIEHRLLYEKSGPGFSSDHVVPIGKAKVLREGTDVTVVSVSRMVRESLAVAGSLAAEGVSVEVVDLRTVAPIDWETVLGSLAKTNRLVIAHEAVLDFGIGAEIAARAVDEGFWTLDAPVVRVGAPFSPAPYAPALEKQWVVGQRDIEAAIRRILAV
- a CDS encoding ABC transporter substrate-binding protein; the protein is MKRRLFSTLAVSPLLLGSLAACGGSDSGTAATGGPIRIMSIGSFETPVFSTPQVETALRAKIADINENGGIDGREVVLKICNDKFDPNEATSCAQRAVSDGTHAVVGGASPFSPQFLPVLEAAKIPLVAGSASSGQVELQSEVSFPVNAGAPGMSLGTGRLAAEAGPSTVVIASDNEGSQTGADLSIQGAESAGAKMAKVTMKLGAPDVSATVARALQLKPDAIALQVVTEDALKVVKSLRQSGYKGALTAPGSLFPPASLKALGEFAEGVRMTSRVVPPTSTDIPQVKEFLAQMKAEDPGAQTDDLALNAWTGMYLLAEVLKGHEITDGASVIAAFDAIKEPIELGTAPDYTGVPATPDSKTYPRVPQFATVGSTVKDGEIVRDGDFFNPLEL
- a CDS encoding oxidoreductase, with the translated sequence MTTSPAVEPTSPRTDGKYARLLSPMTLRGHVLRNRMITTAHSIMAPWHPAGEETTYVDYCRRRARGGAALLITQPVNVEPFHGWPWPVVDRLKRLADAVHEEGALVTPQVVSFGRQIGSHVLLDERAEWSFNGGQDEFGEAAHRMTGAEVQMTVDAYGRMAEVFREAGLDGLELHGAHGYLLQQSYSPWGNGRDDEWGEQLAFSTAVLEAVRSGLGEDGILGWRMTADDHLREDENGLTVEELNDVARRLVDTGHIDFMNLSIGTKAPAYSQPSVASFRYPKGYDLELAKGLRDAVGARVAVVGVGGIVDPDMAERALEHGMCDLIGMTRGFLSDPDMGVKILRGDEDRIRTCVRVAECNSRRVDGKAVQCWHNPEFGREAQFAALPAPSRRKRVLVVGAGVAGLQAAEVAVKRGHDVRIVEASDRPGGRLRNLLDTRAAELFGTVDHLVGELRHEGVEVEYGRRLTAADIRAADVDEVVVATGAEHDLAAHGLDRPGIVTVDDAIVHGVPEGATVLVVDRTGHNPAGVAVEKLALEGRDVVYVTPFDRLVTNSGYNHRLDYQDLFRRSSHITAMTFRDLRSYEDGQATLIDPDGVESVLPGIDVVVAAVHPVPRDRLVHELEALGVTAHTCGDVIAPRGVTTATREATLLAQTF